From a single Diachasmimorpha longicaudata isolate KC_UGA_2023 chromosome 13, iyDiaLong2, whole genome shotgun sequence genomic region:
- the LOC135168420 gene encoding venom metalloproteinase 3-like isoform X2 gives MKKIIFVLFCSFFHLDHCAKKPKCSSTIDFNVFRDETYGLAQITLPRVGSSSWNFCILFDDNTENQLNLKLSEGILANIHTPVWFANGSPRNKKVSYKLYEKNLTELGKFDFYQDHSKRSAIVVFHDLKRIEGFVGYYKFQVRKDGPPGNKVMEYILKDPKPKKLASLFRTNQRSIKKKSAAKIRTLQDLFARVKSSPRGSEATFEDTSVYPQLLVQVAVSRNWTEAVIQMLAYWNAVDMLFRVIDKPAVKINIAGFIVPQNNFTTAWIENAKIRDAKTGVDKIIIDRNKALAAQGAHFTRISKIFDSRKFDFMFAFYNLGPGETANWVGAAYRGPCHSRMFQVATIKNKINNYIAGAHELGHLLNATHDIVYPMCKESHAIMSVSAADGDNANLLWSECTTDAISAFFK, from the exons atgaagaaaatcatttttgttcTGTTTTGTTCCTTCTTTCATCTCGATCACTGTGCTAAGAAACCAAAGTGTTCATCTACGATTGATTTCAACGTTTTCAGAG ATGAGACTTACGGACTCGCACAAATAACCCTTCCCCGCGTTGGCAGCTCTTCCTGGAACTTTTGTATACTATTCGATGATAATACCGAGAATCAATTGAATCTAAAGCTATCCGAGGGAATCTTGGCAAATATTCATACTCCTGTGTGGTTCGCCAACGGGTCACCGCGTAACAAGAAAGTCTCCTACAAACTCTATGAG AAAAATTTGACGGAGTTGGGAAAGTTCGACTTTTATCAAGATCATAGCAAAAGATCTGCGATAGTCGTGTTTCACGATCTGAAGAGAATT GAAGGGTTCGTTGGATATTACAAATTTCAAGTTCGTAAGGACGGGCCGCCCGGCAATAAAGTGATGGAATATATATTAAAGGATCCGAAGCCGAAAAAATTAGCGTCTCTATTCAGAACCAACCAGcgatcgattaaaaaaaagtctGCGGCTAAAATTCGAACTTTACAAGATTTATTTGCAAGAGTGAAGAGTTCTCCACGTGGCTCAGAGGCTACTTTTGAGGATACTTCTGTTTATCCTCAACTTTTGGTTCAAGTTGCTGTGTCACGCAA ttGGACCGAAGCGGTAATTCAAATGCTGGCCTACTGGAACGCAGTCGATATGTTGTTCAGAGTAATCGATAAACCTGCGGTAAAAATTAACATAGCGGGATTTATTGTGCCTCAG AATAATTTCACTACAGCGTGGATCGAAAACGCTAAAATTCGCGATGCAAAGACTGGAGTTGACAAGATAATTATAGATCGTAACAAAGCCCTTGCCGCACAAGGAGCGCATTTTACTCGAATATCAAAAATCTTTGATTCACGTAAATTTGACTTCATGTTCGCTTTCTACAA TTTGGGACCTGGAGAGACAGCGAATTGGGTGG gtGCAGCATATAGGGGGCCTTGCCACAGTAGGATGTTCCAAGTTGCGACAATCAAGAATAAGATAAATAACTACATAGCCGGCGCTCATGAACTTGGACATTT ATTGAATGCTACTCATGATATTGTCTACCCAATGTGTAAAGAAAGTCACGCAATTATGAGCGTCTCAGCAGCGGATGGGGACAATGCCAATCTTCTGTGGTCGGAATGCACCACAGACGCTATTAGCgcatttttcaagtga
- the LOC135168420 gene encoding venom metalloproteinase 3-like isoform X1 — protein MKKIIFVLFCSFFHLDHCAKKPKCSSTIDFNVFRDETYGLAQITLPRVGSSSWNFCILFDDNTENQLNLKLSEGILANIHTPVWFANGSPRNKKVSYKLYEKNLTELGKFDFYQDHSKRSAIVVFHDLKRIEGFVGYYKFQVRKDGPPGNKVMEYILKDPKPKKLASLFRTNQRSIKKKSAAKIRTLQDLFARVKSSPRGSEATFEDTSVYPQLLVQVAVSRNWTEAVIQMLAYWNAVDMLFRVIDKPAVKINIAGFIVPQNNFTTAWIENAKIRDAKTGVDKIIIDRNKALAAQGAHFTRISKIFDSRKFDFMFAFYNLGPGETANWVGAAYRGPCHSRMFQVATIKNKINNYIAGAHELGHLLNATHDIVYPMCKESHAIMSVSAADGDNANLLWSECTTDAISAFFKNPVNFKCLRNCPETKPTCSQFPIPQKRVNKVIQNQPKSAGESRDTRTALGPWNILDRLKRRS, from the exons atgaagaaaatcatttttgttcTGTTTTGTTCCTTCTTTCATCTCGATCACTGTGCTAAGAAACCAAAGTGTTCATCTACGATTGATTTCAACGTTTTCAGAG ATGAGACTTACGGACTCGCACAAATAACCCTTCCCCGCGTTGGCAGCTCTTCCTGGAACTTTTGTATACTATTCGATGATAATACCGAGAATCAATTGAATCTAAAGCTATCCGAGGGAATCTTGGCAAATATTCATACTCCTGTGTGGTTCGCCAACGGGTCACCGCGTAACAAGAAAGTCTCCTACAAACTCTATGAG AAAAATTTGACGGAGTTGGGAAAGTTCGACTTTTATCAAGATCATAGCAAAAGATCTGCGATAGTCGTGTTTCACGATCTGAAGAGAATT GAAGGGTTCGTTGGATATTACAAATTTCAAGTTCGTAAGGACGGGCCGCCCGGCAATAAAGTGATGGAATATATATTAAAGGATCCGAAGCCGAAAAAATTAGCGTCTCTATTCAGAACCAACCAGcgatcgattaaaaaaaagtctGCGGCTAAAATTCGAACTTTACAAGATTTATTTGCAAGAGTGAAGAGTTCTCCACGTGGCTCAGAGGCTACTTTTGAGGATACTTCTGTTTATCCTCAACTTTTGGTTCAAGTTGCTGTGTCACGCAA ttGGACCGAAGCGGTAATTCAAATGCTGGCCTACTGGAACGCAGTCGATATGTTGTTCAGAGTAATCGATAAACCTGCGGTAAAAATTAACATAGCGGGATTTATTGTGCCTCAG AATAATTTCACTACAGCGTGGATCGAAAACGCTAAAATTCGCGATGCAAAGACTGGAGTTGACAAGATAATTATAGATCGTAACAAAGCCCTTGCCGCACAAGGAGCGCATTTTACTCGAATATCAAAAATCTTTGATTCACGTAAATTTGACTTCATGTTCGCTTTCTACAA TTTGGGACCTGGAGAGACAGCGAATTGGGTGG gtGCAGCATATAGGGGGCCTTGCCACAGTAGGATGTTCCAAGTTGCGACAATCAAGAATAAGATAAATAACTACATAGCCGGCGCTCATGAACTTGGACATTT ATTGAATGCTACTCATGATATTGTCTACCCAATGTGTAAAGAAAGTCACGCAATTATGAGCGTCTCAGCAGCGGATGGGGACAATGCCAATCTTCTGTGGTCGGAATGCACCACAGACGCTATTAGCgcatttttcaa GAATCCAGTTAACTTCAAGTGCTTGCGAAATTGTCCCGAGACAAAACCGACTTGTTCCCAATTCCCAATCCCCCAGAAGAGAGTAAATAAAGTTATTCAAAATCAGCCCAAGTCGGCTGGTGAAAGTAGGGATACTCGGACGGCACTCGGCCCGTGGAACATTCTTGACAGGTTGAAGCGGCGCTCCTGA